The Sulfolobus islandicus Y.N.15.51 sequence CTTGTATTCCTTGAGTTTGTTGGATATTCTCTCGGCAACCCGATTCATTACGATCTCACTATACGGTATTCCCTTGGCTGCTAACACGGCCTTGACTTGACTTGGAGTCATGCCTGATAGAACGAGCTGCTGGAGGAAGTCCTCGTAATCTGGGCTGGTCCTCTCGTACTTCTCCGGAAGGATCTTGGGTCTGAAGCCACCCTTTCTGGTTCTCGGTACTCTGAGTCTTAATACTCCGTCTCCGGTTCCCAGATATCTGAAGTAGGTCCCGTTCTTGTGGTCGTCCTCAACTTCTAGGTAGGCTTCCCTCTCTTCCATCATGGCCTCTTGCAAGATTATCTCCTCTATTTCCCTTAGGCTAACTCCTTCTTTGATTGCCTTTCTTATCTTTTCTCTTATTTCTTCCATTACCTTCATGGTATTACTCTCCCTTATGGTATTACCCCTTCCGGGGTTATTTTTACTTTTTGTCATTATTTTTCACCTTTTGCTACCACAACTATAACTGGTAGCCCCTTCATTTCACAGTTTAAGTATATAGTTGCTGTGCCTGTTGGGGATGTTAAGGTGTTTGAGGAGTTTGACGGGGATTACACAACTAATAGTAAGAGGCATAGGAGGGATGAGCAGGTCAAGTTCAGGCTTCTCGTGTACAGCAAGGAAGAAGTGAGGAGAAAGAGTCTTGTTTATTTTGCTAGGGCTACTAATCTAGACCTATCCAAGAGGGAAGTGTTGGATTTGTATAATAAGGTAAGGGGTCCCATAGAGACCTCTTATAGGAACATTAAGGCTTTTCTTCCATTTACTGGTTCTACTAAGTTTGTTTTTCGCACGTTGATCTTCGTGCTGGCCGTGGCCTTCTACTCCCTGTACACCGTGTTCAAGGGGGAGGTGGGGAGAGAGGAGTTTAGATTATTATTAATTCTTTTATTTCCTGATTTATTCAATCCAGAGAATTTTACATTTAATGTAATTGAAACACTTATTTACACTATAGATTTATTTTTAAGGAGGTGATTTTGGGTCTACCGTGTTCGGTAGACCCAAAATCATATTAGAAAAAATATTTCTAGTAGGATAATATCGAATTTATAAAAGATAAAGAAATTTATAAGAGTATAAAGAATTCAATTGAAGAAAGGGTTTAAGGTGAGGGAGATGTGGTATTACCACGTGAGTAAGTGAGATGGTAACACCCGGTCTCCCTCACCAAACATTCAACAAATAGGATATAAATTACTTTCCATGTTGAACTTCCAAGGGGAAAAGGTAGAGAAGGTAGCGAAAACTCTCATCCCCGCGTGTTTGTGGAACGACTCTGTAGAGAACAAGTCCAGAGCGTATGACGTATCCCCACAGACCGTGAGGAATTACGTAGTGAAACAAGGGATGGAAGTGATTGAAAAGCTATTGGAAAGAGCTAGGAAAATATCCTTGGAGATATTAAAGGGGGTAAAGGAGATAGATCTTTCAATAGACTGGACAACCAAGACGTGGTATGGGAAACCAGTGAAAGGGAGCTCTGAAAAAGGAAACTCGTGGAACTACGCAACAACCAAGTATAAGGGGAAAGTACTTTTACTTGCCTTTATTCCGCAAGTGAACGGTATGACTAAGGACGAGATAGTGAAGGTTCTTGTGGAGCAAGTAATGGCAATGGGATTCAAGATAAGGTTGATGACTCTTGACGCTGGTTTCTACACAGTTGATGTGCTCAATTTCATTTCACAGTTTAAGTATATAGTTGCTGTGCCTGTTGGGGATGTTAAGGTTTATGAGGAGTTTGACGGAGAGTATATGACAAATAGTAAGAGGCATAGGAGGGATGGGCAGGTCAAGTTCAGGCTCCTCGTGTACAGCAAGGAAAAAGTGAGGAGAAAGAGTCTTGTTTATTTTGCTAGGGCTACTAATCTAGACCTATCCAAGAGGGAAGTGTTGGATTTGTACAATAAGGTAAGAGGTCCCATAGAGACCTCTTATAGGAACATTAAGGCTTTTCTTCCATTTACTGGTTCTACTAAGTTTGTTTTTCGCACGTTGATCTTCGTGCTGGCCCTTGTACTCTACTCCTTATATACCATATTCAAGGGGGAGGTGGGGAGAGAGGAGTTTAGATTATTATTAATTCTTTTATTTCCTGATTTATTCAATCCAGAGAATTTTACATTTAATATAATTGAAACACTTATTTACACTATAGATTTATTTTTAAGGAGGTGATTTTGGGTCTACCGTGTTAGGAGAGGACGTAACGTATTGGGGGGCAGTGTTTGGATTTACAATGGGTTTATTTGAGAAGTTCGATAGAAAAAGGGTTTTCGACACGCCAATAGCAGAGCAAACTTTTATGGGAATGGCAGTAGGCGCAGCAGCTGCTGGCTTACATCCAGTAGTTTCCTTGATGTTCGTTGATTTCTTAGGAGCTGGATTCGATCAAATGTACAACCATATGGCCAAAAATTACTATATGAGTGGTGGACAATTCCCAATGCCAGTAACTATAATAACAGCAATAGGAGGAGGGTATGGAGATTCATCTCAGCATTCTCAAGTGTTATACAGTTTGTTTGCCCACTTACCTGGATTTAAGGTTGTAGTACCATCAACGCCATACGATGCTAAAGGTTTAGTAACTAAGGCGTTAAGGGATCCAAATCCCATCGTAGTGTTTGGGCATAAATTATTAACTGGATTACCGTTCTTACCCTTTGAGGGTACAGAGGAGGAAGTCCCAGATGAGCCTTATGAGGTTGAGTTTGGTAAGGCTGCTTTAAGAAGAGAAGGTAATGACTTAACAATAATTTCCGCAGGATTAATGGTTCATAGGAGTTTGAGGGCTGCTGAAATGCTTCAACAGGATGGAATTTCGGCTGAGGTAATTGATTTAAGAACATTAATACCTTTAGATGAGGAGACTATAGTTAAGTCTGCAAAGAAAACTGGAAGGGTTTTGATAGTGGATGAGGATTATATGAGTTATGGAATGACGGGAGAAGTAGCGTTTAGAATCCAAGCTAAAGCATTAAAGGACCTTAAGGTACCAATTGGTAGGTTAGCAGTTCCAGATGTTCCAATACCCTTCTCTGAACCATTAGAGAACGCTGTAATACCTAGTATTAAGAGAATATATAATGAGGCGAGGAAGTTATATCAGGGAAGTTAACGTTAATCATTCTTTTTCTTTTAAAAAACTTTTATAGTATTAAGTTCAATATAAATAGTAGTGGGAAAGCAAGTGCTATCATATGAGTATATATTAAGAGTAGATGAAAAGGGAAGGATTATGATTCCAAAAGAAGTAAGGGATAAGCTAAAGATTTTCAATTCAGTTAGACTAATTGTAAATGAGAGTGGTGAAATTATTATAAAGAAAATGGAGAGAAATATAGAGAAATATGCTGGATATTTTAGAGTTGACTGGAGTAAACTTGCAGGAATGGATATCGATAAAATATTGGATGAGGCGTTGAGAGAGAGGAGTGAAAAGTGGTTAAGAGATATTTTGACGTGAACGTTTTCTTATATTTTCTAACTAATCATCCTAATTATTTTCAAAGGGCAAAAGAATGGTTTCAAAATACAAATGAAATTTACACAGGAGAAATTACCATTATCAATTAATTGTAATATTGAAAAAGCTAACAGGTAAAAGCGATGAGGAAATATTAAACGTGTTATCTTCTTTCTTCCGAGACGCCGAAATAAATTTAGATCACTTAGAGACTAGTGATTTGGAAAAGGTAAGAGAAATCGTGGAAAAGTTCAAATTGGACTTTGAAGACGCAATACATTTCTTTTATCGCAAAAGATTGGTGAGTTAATTAGCAATGATAGGAATATGCAAAGAATTGGCGCTAGATTCTAGCCATGATGAAAAATAATTTAATTTTGATTTCACGTTAATAATAGATGATTTACGTATTTAAAGGCTTATCGGGTTACATTATCCTTTTTCTCCTCATGATTGGTGAGGGATTAGGACTGCCTTTACCTAGTGAAGTTATAATGCCGTTGGTAGGTTATTATTCATACTTGGGTAGTATATCCTTATATATAGCTATAATAGTAGGTACTTTGGGTAGTCTAGTTGGCTCTATAATAGCATACGTAATAGGTTATAATCTAGGCTTACCATTCCTAAAGAGATATGGGAAGTACATTTTAATAGATGAGGGTAAAATAGAGGCGTTACATAATTGGTTTTTGAGATATGGTGATATTGCTGTATTTGGATTTAGGTTCGTACCGGGATTGAGGGCTCTCATATCGTATCCTGCGGGGATAGGGCAAATGAAAATTCCTAAATTTCTAGGATTTACTTTTTTGGGGCACACTATTTGGGACATTGTGCTTTCCCTAGTAGGTTACGAGTTAGCTAACCAGATTAATTTTGTTGTAACACTAGCTGAGAAATTTGGGAACTATATACTAATCGTTGTAGTTATAATAATTGTAATTTATATTCTGGTAAGAGTATTACGCAATAGACAGTAAACTTAAATTATTTTAATTTATTAATAAATTAAGTTAATCTTTTACATAAAAGTTTTTATATATGTTCCTATAAGTTAATTGTTAGGTGATAAATATGGCGAAATCTACTACCACAAAGGTTGGAAGTGCAATAGGAAGAACGATAGTTTATATAATTCTTTATGTCACTGTAAGCGCGATAGTTAAGTTCCTAATTGAGGTGTTATTACCATCAGTTCACTTAAACGCCGTGAGTTATGAATCGTACATACAGATATTATTGGCACTGGCATTTGGTTACCTAATTGTCTCCGGAATTTCTCTAATATTCTATTATTCCCTATTGCCAAAGTACGGTCATCCAACAGCTACTGCGGTAAGGAATGTTATGAGAATTATTGGAATTGGGGCACTAGTAGCTGCGATAGCAGGTGCAGTAGCTGGTGGAGCAGCCGGTGTTGCATTGGGCGGTTTCATAGGTATAGTAATAGGCTTTGCATCACAACAAGTATTGGGTCAAGCAGTCGCTGGAATGTTCCTATTAATAGCTAGACCGTTTAAGATAAATGATAATGTTAATCTAGTGGGCGAAGATGGAATAGTTGAGGATGTTAGTACGTTATTTACGACTGTCATAAAATCGGATGGGACTAAGGTACTCATACCCAATAACGCCATAATAGGGAATAAGATTTATTTGAAACCTGTTCAACAACAGCAAAAGAGTTCTTAGTTTAAAACTTGGAAAAATAATTTTTCTCAATTTTAGTATCTTTTGTATTATAATTCCCTCTATTATTGAAACTACTATTTTAGCTTTCATGAAACCGTAGAACAGATCATCAGTTATATTGCAGTTTAAAAGGAGTCGTAGCGGGATTTGAACTCGGGACCTCTGCCCTTACCAGGACTTATGTAGTTACATTCCTTCATTCTATACAACATGTTCATGTTACACCTGAGTATATTTAAACCATAAACGCCATTGTATAACATTAGTAAAATAACTCATATAATTTGTTATTACTCACTTTGGCAAAGCTTTCCCCCCAAACTTGTGTATAGCTTGTCATATGCGACAAACTAAAATGTAAGAAATTTGTCATATGTAACAAATTTATATTAGCAGAAGAATTATACTATATTATGAATGATGAGGAACTCCTTAAGATAATGTCAGAGTGGAACTTTTGGGGAAAGGAAAAACCCAAAGTAGGAATAGAGAGGGAATGTTATGTAGAGAGAATAATAAAACTATTAAATAGCGTGAAAGTCATAGCTATTTCTGGGGTTAGAAGAGCTGGAAAATCCTTTATTGTAAGAGAAGTATTAAACAGACTAATAAATAATGGAGTAAACCCAGAAGACACTTTGATTATAAGGCTCGATGACGAAAGATTGTTAAACCTTAACTATGAGTTACTTCTGAAGATATATAACCTTTATCTAACTTACGTAAAAAAAGATAAGAGTAAACCAACTTATCTAGTGCTTGATGAAGCTCAAGAGGTTGAAGGTTGGGAAAGGTTCGTTAGAGGTTTAGAAGAAAGATGCGAAGCTAAAATAGTTGTTACGGGATCATCAGCAAAACTGTTAAGCTCGGAATTTACAACCCTACTTTCCGGTAGGCATGTTGAAGTTAGAGTTACTCCTCTATCTTTCCTTGAAGTGCTGGAATTTAAAGGGATAAAAATAAAAGGTGTGCTGGAACTCGCTGAAAACATAGATAGGATAGGGAAAGAATTGGTAGAAGTGATGAATTATGGTGGATTTCCGGATGTTGTGCTTAATCCCGAAGTGAGGGCTGAGCTCGTTCATTCTTATTTTGACACTATTATTGTAAAAGATGTCGTTAATAGGTATAAGCTTAGAAGGGAGGATAAGATAAGGACTCTTGCAAAGTTCTACGTTTCTTCATCTGCCTCTAAAATAACTTACAATAGCGTATCAAAGTTCCTTAAAATCCCAGTAAAGACCGTTGAGAGGTATTCAGAATATCTTGAAAAGTCGTTTCTGGTCTTTTTCCTAAAAAACTATTCGATATCTCCAAAGGCGGTAGAGAATTCACCTAGGAAGGTTTACGTAATAGACAACGGCTTTCTGAAGTACTTTTCTACTGCATCTCTCGGGAGAATATTTGAAACACTGATAGTTCAACATCTGTATAGATATGCGGTAAGAAGATTTTATGAACTGTACTATTGGTCTTCTGAGGACTCGGAAATTGACGTTATTTTAAAGAGCGGAAAGAAGATTCTGCCTATACAGATAACTTATGAACTAAATGATGAAAATGAGGAGAGGGAGTTAAAGAGTTTAAAGAAGTTTAAGAAATATGCTAATTATGATAATTCGCTTGTGATTACGTTTGAGCAGGAGATAGAGATAGAAGGAATTAAAGTTCTCCCCGCATATAAGTTCCTTTTGAATCTGGAGGATTTGTTGGACTCTTTGATAAGCTGACATTTGGAAAAAACAGAGAATGATAGTCTTTTTTATACTTGCTCAAGTTATAAAGGGAAAGGTAAAATTGGATAATGATCACGTATGAGCTCATAACTTATGAGTTGACTTATACTGATGTTAACCTTTAAAGTCTGAGGAAGTAAAATATAAGTTTAATCTTAATGCAATAACATACTTAGAATTAGATAAAATTGAGGTCTAAGAACTTTCCGGCGTTCAGTAATAAATATTTCGGTTGAACTTCAAGCATAGTGTCAACTAAGATTGCCACGTGAATTGAAAGGATTCACGTGGCGATTTTGGGTCACTTGGGCTCATAAGGCTTATTATTATACCAAACGCTCCACACAACCTTAGCCAACTTTCTCGCCAAGGCAGTGTATAACTTCCTACCGTGAAGCTTATCCTTGTGAGACTCGTAAAACCTCAATAAGGTCGGGTTCTTTGAACAGTTCATCTGCGCAAGAAAGTAGAAAAGGCTGCGCAAATACTTGTTACCCCTCCTTGAGATTCCCTTACTTACCACCGCCTTACCGCTCCTCTCCACTACCGGATCTAGACCGCAATAAGCTACGAAAGACTCAGGCTTAGGGAAGCGCCTAATATCACCTACAACGCCAATGATTATCCCTGCAGCAAGCTTCCCAACTCCCGGAATCGTCAGTAGGACGTGGTCTTCCGGTACTTGGCTCTCTATCATCTCCTTGACCTCTTTTAACTTCTCTTGCGTCTCAAAGAGGGCCTTAGCCAGTATTTTGACTTCTTCAAGTACTATTGGCGTGTATTCAAGTTGGTAGAGTACTTCTTGTGCGAAGTCTCCGCTTGCTAGTCTTTCCAATCTCTCCTTGTTTATCTTGTCGTTGTCGCTTACTAGGAATAGTGCTCTCTTTAGTCTGTTCTTTTGTTTTACTTCCATGTCCTTTAAGAACAGGTATAGAGTTACGAGTTCTCTAAGGACGTTATACTCGTACTCCTTTGCCTTGTCGACCATGTTTTCTAATTTTTCTGCGTCGTAAAAATCTGTTTTCTTTTCCCTGAAGTCCTTTTCCCTTGATAGCACGTTTGGGCTTACTTGTAGTACTCTTATTCCTTTTTCCTTGAAGTATTGGGAAGGCTTTATTGAGTATACTCCGGTGGGCTCTAGGACTATCGTGCAAGGCTTCATATCGAGGATTTTCTCATAGCCTTTTAGGTTGTTCTCGTATTTTCCTCCCCTGCTCGTGATTAAATTATCTTTTGACACGTCTATTCCTAGGACCCCTACCTCCTTGTCACACCTATATGGGTGGATTTTCCCACAATGTTCAGTCCGACAGTAGGGGTCGGTCACGCCGGAAACCGAAGACTTAGCTTCAGAAATACTACCGACCATACTCCCAACCCTAGGAGTATTACTCTTTACTCTCTAGAGCTAATAAAACCTATATAGGTATTCAGTGAGAGAGAGGAAAATTGATTATTGATAACTTGATCCGGTATTATTGAAAAAGTCTTTAAAGTACCGTTATAGTAATAAACGTAAAGTTGGTTTGAAGCGGGTAAGTACCAGAACCCTAAACCTATTTGTTGCCCAACACTGATTGAGCCCACAGACACGTTTAACTGTTTCACACCGTCAAAGTATACGAATATTCTATACGTTGGGAAACTCCCTTTTTCCAGATAAACTACAATCCCATCAGAGGCGTAAGGTAATGCGGATGCATAGCTACCCGTAAACCCTGAAGGGAAATTTACACCGTAGCCTATGGCGATTGAACCGTAGGATCCCGTATTGCTTGAGGACGCCAATAACCATGTGACGTTTAGAGCGATTTGTGATGATGAAAGAGAAAGAGATACGTTATTTGAAATGTACTCTTGGTTCGGCAAAACTTGAAGGTAGTAAGTGTTGTATATCGAAACGTAAGTTGGGTTAAGCCATGGAAGGTTCAGCAAACTAGAACCCGTTTGGCTCACTGTAACGAGTTGTGTAGAAGATGGCTGAACAACAATATTCTCTGAGTACGTAGAGTAGCTAGCCCCACCACCCCAACCGAAACGTGCTATTAATCCGTTTGTTGGTAAGAAGAAGATAGGTAAGAGTAAGAGGGTTAGTAGTAGTAAAGATGGGCCCCACTTCATTAAGCGATAAAAAATTATGTGGCTTTATAAAGGGCTAAACTACTTCCGAGTGTAGCGGCGTATTTTGCTTATCAAACCATTCCTAAGCTCAGGTGAAAAGTAAAAAGTTAACACAGTAGCTACAATACCCGCCACTATAATGAACTCTGGTATATATTGTACATACCATGGTGGTGGTGGTTGATTTACTACTATTGCGGGTTGTTGAGATATTTGAACTGAGGGTGAGGGTGGGGGTGAGATGCATAAAGAAGGAAAGTAAATCTTCATAATCCATCTAATTTAAAAAGGAAAAAAGCAATAAAAAAGATTTTCCTTATAGCCCATATGTAGTTTGACCAGCTCCCGGATAGTAAAATTGGTATAGGTAATCCCATCCGCCATTATTATTAGCCCATCCGTTATATATCTGAGCCTGAGCTACATTGTAAGTTGATGGTTCGTTAAGAGTATAAACGTCTGCATACATATTACCTACGGGATTATTACTAGGCCCAATATGCTCATTGCCATCAGAACCGACATATGAGAAAGTGAAGTGGATCATTCCACCAGATACATATGGTAACTCAGCATAAGGCCCGGAAGTTGAAAATGAAGGTGCTTCGACTATACTCATGGCTGAACCCGTATTAGTCCATGGTATTGATGTATATATTGTTGTAGTCCAATAAGTCCCATTGGCGTAATATACGTAGAGTTGAGCTAGCGCTGTGCCGTTTCCAAGATTTTCTAAGAACACATCCAAATAAGTTGCTTTTCCGGCGGGGACATAGTTTTCATTATTATATACAAGTTGTCCATTTACAATAGTCGTCACAAAATAATTAACTGATACATATGATCCCACATCAATATCAAACCCCGCCTGAATAAAGTTAGTCTGTTCTGAACCAGATGAAGAATCGGTACCGTATCCTATTTGTGCGGGACTTAACCCAATCCATATACTTATATCTTCAGTATATATGTAGTTTGGGTAAGAAATGTAACCTAACGTAAGGTTTCCAACATATATACTTTCACTAGCCCACAGTATGGGCCCCCAGTAGTTTGTAAACCACGATTTCCATTCAACAGAGTAAGCTACACCAGCCCAATTGTCTGAGTTATAAGTATTTACTATTTGACTTGCACCTATCTGACTTGCAGTTATGGCACCGGTAGGTGTTGCCAATATTAGTAACTCTATGGATAGGGTTAGAAGGGCTAGAAGGGCCTTCCTCATTGTAAGCGAAAAAAGAATGTAGACTTTATAAAGAGCTTAAAACGGTGGGGCGTAGTTAAAGAGAAGGATAAATGTGTTTTGTGTGTCTATCAGTATCGACAACACGACAAACGGTAGTAATGAAAGCCACTTATACTTACTTACTTTTAATAGGTCGAAAAGTCCTGTATACCAGTAGACTCCGGTGAAAAATAGAAGTTTTACTGATATCAGCATTAGTAACGCTAAGATAAACGAGATGTGGCCTTCATAATAATAATAGAACCAGATAAAGTAGTTCTCTTCAAAGATTGCGTTCTCTTTCAACCAATATATTGCAGATATTATGACGTCATAAACATTTAGTAGGATGAAGAGAATCCATACTATTTTAAGGATTCTCATCAACATCACCTAACTAACGCAGATATTATGTTTTTTGCAAACATGGTCTAAGAGTGCGTCAGTCTTTGCAAACTCCTTACCGCACACCGGGCAAGTCTTTGCGTGTTCCGTATAACGGATGTGTTGTTTCAGACTAACTGAGGAACTAAGGGGCATCAAACAGAGGGGATAAACGTAAGGCGAGACTGCTTTACTCGTCAGTAACTTATAGAGATAAATAATAAGAAATTCCCGCCGGGCGTATATTATCTAATTCGCAAAAATGGGCGTATGATATTGGTCGTGAAGAAAATTTGAATTTTTTATATTAATGAGAAATTTTGCCTTCCACTTTCAATTCGTCGCGTTTTTACGGCAAAAATTTACGGGTTGTCAATACTTATAAACATGTTTTTGGCAACCATAATACTCGAGGCGAAATGATAGAAAAACAACGTAGATATAAATTCGACGATTATCTCTTGAGGGAAAGAAAAGGTCGGTATTATGTTTACAAGCTAGAGTATGAAAACGGTGACACAAAGGAAACTTACGTTGGTCCTTTAGCGGACGTTGCTGAAAAGCATATTAAATTGAAAGATGAAATTGGGGGTGTGGGGTACCCCCACAAAGCCGCGGCCGGGATTTGAACCCGGGACCTCTGCCTTACCAGGGCTAAATAAGGAGGCCGAACGTCGTAAAATATCGTTAGTTGCCAATTTACGTCAGTATGCGACGGAAGGCAACTTAAACGCCTTCCGTGAATATCTCTTAAATGAGAAGAAGCTCGATGAGACTACAGTGCAAACACGTTTGCTTTATTTAAAGCCGGGGAAGAAAATAGTTTTCAATAATCAAAGCGTTAAGTCGTACCGTGCGTTCGCAAAGTTCTTAGCGTTACGCGGCTTAATAAGCGAAAATTTCGCAAACGAAATATTGAAAGAGTTGAAGAGTGTAAGGACGCAAAGCGATTTAAGAGTCCCAACATTAGACGATGTAAAACGTACACTGCATTTAGCGAAAGAATATAGTGAAAACGTTTATTTCGTTTATCGTATCGCTCTGGAAAGCGGAAGTAGGCTTTCCGAGATTTTATGCGTACTTAAAGACCCGAGTCAAGACGTTTGTGATTCCGGGATCTGTTATTATCCCCTGGCATGGCAACGCGGATATAAGGGCGTTTTCTACGTCTTCCATATAACGCCGTTACGCAAAGTCGACATTACGAGATACGCTATAGCTGATTTCGAAAGGCGTCGAGACGCGATAGCGATAAAATACTTCCGCAAATTCGTCGCAACGAAGATGGCCGAACTTTCGATACCTCTCGACATTATCGATTTTATCCAGGGTAGAAAGCCTACCCGCGTATTAACTCAACACTACGTTTCACTTTTCGGCATAGCGAAAGAACATTACCGCAAATATGCAGAGTGGTTGTCCAAAATGGAACATATGGCGTAAGATTTTGATGGGTTTAAGGTGGTTGTAGGATCCCCGTCACCACCTCTTTCTTTATGCCTACCCCACGGGAGCCACACGTGCTTTTTGCCTATATGGTCTAATAGGCCATCAGTGTTTGCAAACGTTTTCCCGCAATACCTACACGTCTTCTCTTTTTCCTCATACCTTAAATGCATAATGAAAGCCTGGTATGTTTCGAAAGGAGTTAAGCAAATAGGACAGACCCATTTATACACCGCCCTGAGTGAAACGTAAAGCATTAAGTCGTTACTCACGGGCGTGAACTGGTTCTCTATAGCACTCTTTAGAAACTCTAGAAATCTTTTCCTTAAATTCTCCTATTTCCTCCGGTCTAGAAAAGAGGTTGTGTATATAAGAAATGCAAGAAACTGAAGGAGAAGAACAAACCTTGTTAAGCTCATCCCTAAAGTTTTCTATTTCTCCTATTTCATCAAGCATTAAAGGAGATAAAACTTCGTGAAGCCTTATAGTAGAATCCCTTAATTGGAGGCATTCTTGTACAGACGACTCTTTCTTCATCTCATCTATTTGAGTTTTCAAAAGCTCCGTCTGCTTTCTGTAGTAATAGATTGTCCATACTAGGGCTACTGTAGAGACTACAGAGCTCAAGCCAGAAGCTGTGCTTATAACTTGCTGGAGAAATGCCATAGCTTAAGTTTAAGATTTATCAAGAATAAAGTTAATGATGGAATCAAGAATAAAGGAGTACTTACAGAGTGAAGATAAGGAATTAAAGCACGAAGCTTGGAATTATGTTGAGGCTCATTATAAAGAACTTGGCAAAGATTTTATTATAGAAATGTTAAAATTTCCAGACACAGGAACTAGGTATAGAGTCTGGAATTTCGTAAAGAAATTGGTGGAAGAGAAGTTTTTAACAGTTGAAGAATGTAAAGCCCTTTCCCCTTACTTTTTAGAAATGTTAAAAGATAATAACGTCGTAGTAAGAGCCTTAAGTTGGTACGTAACTTTAATTCCGTTAATAGACATCGGAATAATTGATAAGGAGAAAGTTGTTAAGGAATATTCTAGAATATTGAGGGACTTAAATAGCTTGAAGGTTAATGATGCGCGTTTTAAGAATTACGAAGAGTTCGTGGAGGACGTTTATTCCTCGATCTGCAATATTCCTTACTCCTCGTCCAAGGGCGAATGCGAACTTTTAGAAGAGATTGAAAGAATGAAGAACGAATATTCTGAAATTATTAAGTTGACCGACGTACCACTAATTAATGATATAAAAGGTAATATAATGAAGGAGATCGAACTCGGCAAGGAAGTCGGCAAGCTGGGCATTGACGATTTATTTGATGTCGTGGATAAGTTCTCTTTCATAATAGACGGCAAATGCGGAGATAAAACTTGTAAGGACGTTTTCCCACTAAGAGACGTGATAGAAGGGAAGATTAACCCATTGAAGGAAATGATAGAGAATCCAAAGGAATTTTGTAAAAAGTACGGTCTGGAATTGGGATGTGACGAATATAAACCTCTTTTAGTAAAAATAAGGGAAGTAGTAGAGGATGATGAGGAGTCAAAGGTGTTTTATTCAATACTCTACTTGAACTGGATATCTAATCAATTTAAGACAATGGTTAATACAATTCAATTGCCTTCTGAGATTGATATAAAAGTAAGGATGAAAGCTGAGCTTGAGAGAATAACTTGCATTTCGAGTTAGAAAACCTTAATACTCTACTCGATGGCAAATTAATAGATGATGAACACCAACCTCCAGAAGAGTGAAGAAGGCTAGATTGTCTGAGCAGTTAATGTACTTACTTCTT is a genomic window containing:
- a CDS encoding integrase; its protein translation is MSLVANLRQYATEGNLNAFREYLLNEKKLDETTVQTRLLYLKPGKKIVFNNQSVKSYRAFAKFLALRGLISENFANEILKELKSVRTQSDLRVPTLDDVKRTLHLAKEYSENVYFVYRIALESGSRLSEILCVLKDPSQDVCDSGICYYPLAWQRGYKGVFYVFHITPLRKVDITRYAIADFERRRDAIAIKYFRKFVATKMAELSIPLDIIDFIQGRKPTRVLTQHYVSLFGIAKEHYRKYAEWLSKMEHMA
- a CDS encoding C2H2-type zinc finger protein, whose protein sequence is MLYVSLRAVYKWVCPICLTPFETYQAFIMHLRYEEKEKTCRYCGKTFANTDGLLDHIGKKHVWLPWGRHKERGGDGDPTTTLNPSKSYAICSILDNHSAYLR